The Desulfovibrio piger DNA segment TTCTGCGCCGCCGACGATGTCGATGAGTTCGCTGGTGATGGAAGCCTGCCGTGTCTTGTTGTAGAGCAGGGTCAACGTATTGATCATCTCGTTACAGTTACGCGTCGCGTTGTCCATAGCGGCCATGCGCGCAGCGTGTTCACTGGCAGACGTATCCAGCATTCCCCGGTAGACCTGAACCTTGATGTAGCGGGGGAGCAGCTCGGCCAGAAGGGCTTCTTCCTGCGGTTCGTAAACGTACTCGCAGTGGGCTTCTTCCTGACCTTCTTCCGCTTCCGCCTCAGGGGCAGCCAGGGGCAGCAGGCTCAGTGTGCGCGGGGGCTGATGCCCCATGGACACAAACTCGCCGTACACCATCCAGACTTCATCAAAAGCAAAGGTTTCGTAGCCGTGAATGACTTCCTGCGCGATGGAGCTGGCCAGCGAAAAGTCCAGGCTGCCCATACGGTCACCGTAAGCGACCGAGATGTCGTAGCCGGCCTTGCGCACAGCGTCGCGTCCTTTGCGGCCCATGCAGGCGAAGGTGACCTTCATACCGGCATTGGTTTTTTCAGCAGCGAGCTTCAGGGCCGTGGTGATGATGTTGCCGTTGAAGCTGCCGCACAGACCACGATCGGACGTGACCAGCACGATGGCGCAGTTTTTCTTTTCCTCATGCTCGGCCAGCAGCGGATGGGCAGTGCCCTCCACCTTGCGGGCAAGCTCGGCCAGAACCTGGCGATACTTGCCGGCATACGGCCGGAAGCGTTCGATGCGGGCCTGCGCGCCGCGCAGTTTCGCCGAGGCCACCATGTTCATGGCCTTGGTGATCTGCTTGGTCTTGCCGACCCCCACGATTTTCATTTTTACGTCTTTGAGTGAAGGCATATGGGTATCCCCCGGCGTTAAGCCTGGTAGCCCTGCTTGAAGGCGGTAATCGCCTCGTTCAGCGCCTTTTCCACAGCTTCATCAATGACTTTCTTATCCTTGATGGCGTCCAGCACGTCCTTGCGGGTATCGCGCATGAAGGCCAGCATTTCACTTTC contains these protein-coding regions:
- a CDS encoding F0F1 ATP synthase subunit gamma, with translation MPSLKDVKMKIVGVGKTKQITKAMNMVASAKLRGAQARIERFRPYAGKYRQVLAELARKVEGTAHPLLAEHEEKKNCAIVLVTSDRGLCGSFNGNIITTALKLAAEKTNAGMKVTFACMGRKGRDAVRKAGYDISVAYGDRMGSLDFSLASSIAQEVIHGYETFAFDEVWMVYGEFVSMGHQPPRTLSLLPLAAPEAEAEEGQEEAHCEYVYEPQEEALLAELLPRYIKVQVYRGMLDTSASEHAARMAAMDNATRNCNEMINTLTLLYNKTRQASITSELIDIVGGAEALNG